In the genome of Pseudoglutamicibacter cumminsii, one region contains:
- a CDS encoding lysophospholipase, translating into LAERWLGEAQRRFTEDGENRLVLALSDADATYGVTTARSRLNLANILDATTQLGLSTFVVGPPPRLEADRNQEIARLSAAFADVTTRRNHFYVDTFRPLEKHEQYRADLASNNGVPGQQGHGLMAWLVMHRGWYTWLGIPEPTR; encoded by the coding sequence AGCTCGCTGAACGCTGGTTGGGTGAGGCTCAACGTCGTTTCACTGAAGACGGCGAGAACCGTTTGGTCCTTGCGCTATCCGATGCGGATGCCACGTACGGGGTCACGACGGCTCGGTCGCGTTTGAACTTGGCCAACATCTTGGATGCTACAACTCAGCTGGGGTTGAGCACGTTTGTGGTGGGCCCTCCCCCGCGGCTTGAGGCCGACCGCAACCAGGAGATCGCCCGTTTGTCTGCCGCGTTCGCGGATGTGACAACTCGCCGCAACCATTTCTATGTGGATACATTCCGCCCGCTTGAGAAGCATGAGCAGTACCGCGCGGATTTGGCGTCGAATAACGGTGTTCCTGGGCAACAGGGCCATGGTTTGATGGCGTGGCTTGTGATGCATCGCGGCTGGTATACCTGGCTTGGTATCCCTGAGCCTACTCGCTGA
- a CDS encoding 50S ribosomal protein bL37 translates to MSSKRARKRKDRRRNKANHGKKPNT, encoded by the coding sequence ATGAGCAGCAAGCGTGCACGTAAGCGCAAGGATCGCCGCCGGAACAAGGCGAACCACGGCAAGAAGCCAAACACCTGA
- the rsrA gene encoding mycothiol system anti-sigma-R factor, translated as MTQGCNELGGCTEARLERIYEYLDGVLEADGVDAVRAHLEGCEECRSVYDLECIIRNVVRRSCHDAAPEQLKFKILDRLEEIKDSMPESA; from the coding sequence ATGACTCAGGGCTGCAACGAACTCGGTGGTTGCACTGAAGCCCGGCTTGAACGCATCTACGAATACCTCGATGGTGTGCTGGAAGCCGACGGCGTCGACGCAGTGCGCGCCCACCTCGAAGGCTGTGAAGAATGCCGCAGCGTCTACGACTTGGAATGCATCATCCGCAACGTCGTACGCCGCAGCTGCCACGATGCCGCACCGGAACAACTCAAATTCAAGATCCTTGACCGGCTAGAGGAAATCAAAGACTCGATGCCGGAAAGCGCTTGA